In Notamacropus eugenii isolate mMacEug1 chromosome 1, mMacEug1.pri_v2, whole genome shotgun sequence, one genomic interval encodes:
- the LOC140529656 gene encoding E3 ubiquitin-protein ligase RNF182-like, whose product MSYETGNIKKDFESIIRMNYPQTEEKLPCEELECKICYQKFNMYSRKPKILDCLHRVCAKCLTKIAHTGDGTTACISCPFCRYDTEMQEEKVAGLPDDTNIMSKLLLKDKTTWNSDSSEVVLTPKNLVSSSSSHGFSNCLVITLMEVQSNWSRTLSQNAISDDYGGHSLDSVSVSSYSQIDQDLFSKICNHVPRILMWLLGFFYFGSLPLGIYLLVIQKVTLGIVCVSLVPSSLTICLVYVFCQCLCQEIGDCSSIS is encoded by the exons ATGTCATATGAAACAGGCAATATAAAAAAAGATTT TGAATCAATAATAAGAATGAATTACcctcaaacagaagaaaaactgccATGTGAAGAACTGGAGTGCAAAATATGTTATCAGAAATTTAACATGTATAGTCGTAAACCCAAAATCTTGGACTGCCTTCACAGAGTTTGTGCAAAATGCCTGACTAAGATAGCTCATACAGGAGATGGAACCACTGCATGTATTAGCTGTCCCTTTTGCCGCTATGACACAGAGATGCAAGAAGAAAAAGTAGCAGGACTTCCTGATGACACAAACATTATGTCTAAACTTTTGCTCAAGGACAAAACAACATGGAACTCAGACAGCAGTGAAGTGGTCTTAACCCCAAAGAACTTGGTATCTTCAAGTTCTTCTCATGGATTTTCAAACTGTTTAGTAATTACACTTATGGAAGTTCAGTCGAACTGGTCAAGGACTCTGAGCCAAAACGCTATCTCTGATGACTATGGAGGTCACAGTTTGGACTCAGTATCTGTAAGTTCTTATAGTCAAATTGATCAAGACCTTTTCTCTAAAATCTGTAATCATGTACCTAGAATACTAATGTGGCTACTGGGATTTTTCTACTTTGGATCTCTGCCTCTTGGGATCTACTTGTTGGTCATCCAGAAAGTGACACTGGGAATTGTGTGTGTCAGTCTGGTTCCCTCAAGTCTCACTATATGTCTTGTATATGTTTTTTGCCAATGTCTCTGTCAGGAAATCGGTGACTGTTCCTCAATAAGttga